The following are encoded together in the Deinococcus soli (ex Cha et al. 2016) genome:
- the ftsY gene encoding signal recognition particle-docking protein FtsY: MSWLERLRDGLSKTRKQINDTAGFLGSDVRDVLTNRLDTIEDLEYALIAADVGRAATEEILDDIRRAEGKNLQDALMDALTLQLEPDAKRAEFRKLGFSPDARRSSVDPRGHVVMVIGVNGVGKTTTIAKLGQYYVDRGKSVMFAAGDTFRAAAGTQLGVWGERLGIPVVQGVDGGDPAAVAFDGAAARAARGTDLLFVDTAGRLHNKHNLMEELKKVRRVIEKADPNEPAEVWLVLDAVTGQNGLQQAKKFHEATPLTGVIVTKLDGTAKGGILVPIVRELGVPIKFIGVGEQPGDLQPFDSREFVRALFDVNIPRE, encoded by the coding sequence GTGAGCTGGCTCGAACGTCTCCGCGACGGGCTCTCCAAGACCCGCAAGCAGATCAACGACACCGCCGGGTTCCTCGGCAGTGACGTCCGCGACGTCCTCACCAACCGCCTGGACACGATTGAAGACCTCGAGTACGCCCTGATCGCCGCCGACGTGGGCCGCGCCGCCACCGAGGAGATCCTCGACGACATCCGCCGCGCAGAGGGCAAGAACCTCCAGGACGCGCTGATGGACGCCCTGACCCTGCAACTGGAACCCGACGCCAAACGCGCCGAGTTCCGCAAGCTGGGCTTCAGCCCCGACGCGCGGCGCAGCAGCGTCGACCCCAGGGGCCACGTCGTCATGGTGATCGGCGTGAACGGGGTGGGGAAGACCACCACCATCGCCAAGCTGGGCCAGTACTACGTGGACCGTGGCAAGAGTGTCATGTTCGCCGCCGGGGACACCTTCCGCGCCGCCGCCGGCACACAGTTGGGCGTCTGGGGTGAGCGCCTGGGCATCCCGGTCGTGCAGGGCGTGGACGGCGGCGACCCGGCCGCCGTGGCCTTCGACGGCGCGGCCGCCCGCGCGGCGCGCGGCACGGACCTGCTGTTCGTGGACACCGCCGGGAGGTTGCACAACAAGCACAACCTGATGGAGGAACTGAAGAAGGTCCGCCGCGTGATCGAGAAGGCCGACCCGAACGAACCGGCCGAGGTGTGGCTGGTGCTGGACGCCGTGACCGGCCAGAACGGCCTGCAGCAGGCCAAGAAGTTCCACGAGGCCACCCCGCTGACCGGCGTGATCGTCACGAAACTTGACGGCACCGCCAAGGGCGGCATTCTCGTGCCGATCGTGCGGGAACTGGGCGTGCCGATCAAGTTCATCGGGGTGGGCGAGCAGCCCGGCGACCTGCAACCCTTCGACAGCCGCGAGTTCGTCCGCGCGCTGTTCGACGTGAACATCCCCCGCGAGTAA
- a CDS encoding glutaredoxin family protein has translation MTPTPTLPTLTLYTRAGCHLCEQAAANLGAMNVPFTPVDIDAFPDLRARWTDHVPVLVWTPPGQSEQVLGKGAFSRARAGQIKLHLMRTVSGT, from the coding sequence GTGACCCCCACCCCGACCCTCCCCACCCTGACGCTGTACACCCGCGCCGGATGCCACCTGTGCGAGCAGGCGGCCGCGAACCTCGGCGCGATGAACGTCCCGTTCACCCCGGTGGACATCGACGCGTTCCCCGACCTGCGCGCCCGCTGGACCGACCACGTGCCCGTCCTGGTCTGGACGCCGCCCGGCCAGTCAGAACAGGTGCTCGGCAAGGGCGCGTTCAGCCGCGCGCGCGCCGGGCAGATCAAGCTGCACCTCATGCGTACTGTGTCCGGAACCTGA
- a CDS encoding ABC transporter permease, with protein MTTTTVPQSTPKQDSIFWRRFRRSTPGKVGAVIVLAFVLLAVFASVLKPYDPRNEPNRYSLRLKPPSVTALWNEEAKQTYTDPVSGKVNVLAAPFGTDNLGRDILTRVLHGTRISLKVGVVSTILALVIGSLLGVLAGYFGGWLDSVLGYVTDVMLAFPGILLAIGFASIFSADNPPLLIAGMDRLFALNSPQLVTAMLAVSLVQIPVYLRLARGVVLSVREREFVAAAGALGASQGRMVFRHVLPNSLSPLIVQGALSIATATIEVAALGFLGIGAQPPLPEWGTMISDSRQYYLDAPWTMIFPGLAIFLTVLGFNLLGDGLRDVLDPRSTQ; from the coding sequence ATGACGACAACGACTGTTCCGCAGTCCACTCCCAAGCAGGACAGCATCTTCTGGCGGCGCTTCCGGCGCAGCACGCCCGGCAAGGTCGGCGCGGTGATCGTGCTGGCATTCGTGCTGCTGGCGGTGTTCGCCAGCGTCCTGAAACCCTACGATCCTCGCAACGAACCCAACCGCTACAGCCTGCGCCTCAAGCCGCCCTCGGTCACGGCCCTGTGGAACGAGGAGGCGAAGCAGACGTACACCGATCCCGTCAGCGGGAAGGTGAATGTGCTGGCCGCGCCATTCGGGACGGATAACCTGGGCCGTGACATCCTGACCCGCGTGCTGCACGGCACCCGAATCAGCCTGAAGGTTGGCGTGGTCAGCACCATCCTGGCCCTGGTGATCGGTTCGCTGCTGGGTGTGCTCGCCGGGTACTTCGGCGGGTGGCTCGACAGCGTCCTGGGCTACGTCACGGACGTGATGCTGGCCTTCCCCGGCATCCTGCTGGCCATCGGCTTCGCCAGCATCTTCAGTGCCGACAACCCGCCCCTGCTGATCGCGGGCATGGACCGGCTGTTCGCACTGAACAGTCCGCAGCTGGTCACCGCCATGCTGGCCGTGTCGCTGGTCCAGATCCCGGTGTACCTGCGCCTGGCACGCGGCGTGGTCCTCTCGGTCCGCGAGCGGGAGTTCGTGGCGGCCGCCGGGGCGCTGGGCGCCTCGCAGGGCCGTATGGTGTTCCGGCACGTGCTGCCCAACAGCCTCTCGCCCCTGATCGTGCAGGGCGCGCTGAGCATCGCCACCGCCACCATCGAGGTCGCCGCACTGGGCTTCCTGGGCATCGGCGCGCAGCCGCCCCTGCCCGAGTGGGGCACCATGATCAGCGACAGCCGCCAGTACTACCTGGACGCCCCCTGGACCATGATCTTCCCGGGACTGGCGATCTTCCTGACCGTGCTGGGCTTCAACCTGCTCGGCGACGGGCTGCGCGACGTCCTGGACCCCCGCAGCACCCAGTAG